One genomic window of Micromonospora sp. WMMD1128 includes the following:
- a CDS encoding GNAT family N-acetyltransferase: MFCRMYEVAEPAVPLSRIIHWRAVTADVGMQDDDCNLGTAFVPAGHFYEMHIPVPADERRRADRERARRAGADWLLYPQIRTTGDTAALAVDGFLDLPWFIEAQYRVRAGVDDDLRAHLGNSRYRDLRRLVRRAAGEYDYRVLDGAEAAADPAALKDFDRLHALNLAKYGHRYNHLSATALDLVLDSPLRDRMRLFLRQSRADGATVQVVLCFLDPTGTELTILAQGIDPALVSPGQNVYRAAFYELYRWGEDHGVGAFSLGRGNEVKKLDVGANTYHLLANHIGGVSGADPAVFAPMRAALRGFFDRVIGELESTGGHRVTVRR; encoded by the coding sequence ATGTTCTGCAGGATGTACGAGGTCGCCGAGCCGGCGGTGCCGCTCAGCAGGATAATTCACTGGCGAGCCGTCACCGCCGACGTCGGAATGCAGGATGACGACTGCAATCTCGGCACGGCTTTCGTGCCGGCCGGACACTTCTACGAGATGCACATCCCGGTGCCCGCCGACGAACGGCGCCGGGCCGACCGCGAGCGCGCCCGGCGGGCCGGCGCGGACTGGTTGCTCTACCCGCAGATCCGCACCACCGGCGACACCGCCGCGCTCGCCGTGGACGGCTTCCTCGACCTGCCCTGGTTCATCGAGGCGCAGTACCGGGTGCGCGCCGGCGTCGACGACGACCTGCGGGCCCACCTGGGCAACTCCCGCTACCGCGACCTGCGCCGGTTGGTGCGCCGCGCGGCCGGCGAGTACGACTACCGCGTCCTCGACGGCGCCGAGGCGGCGGCCGACCCCGCGGCGCTCAAGGACTTCGACCGGTTGCACGCGCTCAACCTGGCCAAGTACGGACACCGCTACAACCACCTGTCGGCCACCGCCCTCGACCTGGTCCTGGACTCGCCGCTGCGCGACCGGATGCGGCTCTTCCTGCGGCAGTCGCGTGCCGACGGCGCGACCGTGCAGGTCGTGCTCTGCTTCCTCGACCCGACCGGGACCGAGCTGACCATCCTCGCCCAGGGCATCGACCCCGCCCTGGTGTCGCCCGGTCAGAACGTCTACCGCGCCGCGTTCTACGAGCTGTACCGCTGGGGCGAGGACCACGGCGTGGGCGCCTTCAGCCTCGGGCGCGGCAACGAGGTCAAGAAGCTCGACGTCGGGGCGAACACCTACCACCTGCTGGCCAACCACATCGGTGGCGTGTCCGGAGCCGACCCCGCCGTGTTCGCGCCGATGCGCGCCGCGCTGCGCGGCTTCTTCGACCGGGTGATCGGCGAGCTCGAGTCCACCGGCGGCCACCGGGTGACCGTGCGGCGATGA
- a CDS encoding MFS transporter, translating into MTDLIQESSATGRQRMPRAFWALWTGSLLNRLGYLIQPFLALFLSGRWHLSPGTVGLVLASFGAGAVVSQPLGGWLADRWGGRRTLVAGLLATAATAMTIPWAGTLPTLVGAVVLYGLAVDLYRPALAALVVATVPGEQRARAFGLIFWAVNLGSAVAGLAGGVMAERGFVLLFAADAATCVIFALVAVRLLPPDRRAGVRDGGRGGAGPVSDALLWAVTGTFLVFAVLLVQAYVTMPLIMLDQGLPATAYGLVIAVNPIVILVVQPVLVGRLAGWPRMPVYAGSLAVTGVGFGLLAAARDVPVYVLAVLIWTVGEIGVATVGPTLVTEIAKPGSEGRYSGLFGMAYGASSLVGPLVGAAVLDAAGPTTLWVVCAAAGVAAAAAAFALRGAVARRTASARPG; encoded by the coding sequence ATGACGGATCTGATCCAGGAGAGTTCCGCCACCGGGCGGCAGCGGATGCCGCGCGCCTTCTGGGCGCTGTGGACCGGCAGCCTGCTGAACCGGCTCGGCTACCTGATCCAACCGTTCCTCGCGCTGTTCCTGTCGGGTCGATGGCACCTGTCACCCGGCACCGTCGGTCTGGTCCTGGCGAGCTTCGGCGCCGGGGCCGTGGTGTCGCAGCCGCTCGGCGGCTGGCTGGCGGACCGGTGGGGCGGGCGGCGCACGCTCGTCGCCGGCCTGCTGGCCACCGCGGCGACGGCGATGACCATTCCCTGGGCCGGCACCCTGCCCACCCTGGTCGGGGCGGTGGTGCTCTACGGCCTCGCCGTCGACCTCTACCGGCCCGCCCTGGCCGCTCTCGTCGTCGCCACGGTCCCCGGCGAGCAGCGGGCGCGGGCCTTCGGCCTGATCTTCTGGGCGGTCAACCTGGGCAGCGCGGTCGCGGGGCTGGCCGGCGGCGTCATGGCGGAGCGTGGCTTCGTGCTGCTGTTCGCGGCCGACGCGGCAACGTGCGTGATCTTCGCGCTGGTCGCGGTGCGGCTTCTGCCGCCCGACCGGCGGGCGGGTGTCCGCGACGGCGGCCGGGGTGGCGCGGGCCCGGTTTCCGACGCCCTGTTGTGGGCGGTGACCGGCACGTTCCTCGTCTTCGCGGTGCTGCTCGTGCAGGCGTACGTGACCATGCCCCTGATCATGCTCGACCAGGGGCTGCCGGCAACGGCGTACGGGCTGGTCATCGCGGTGAACCCGATCGTGATCCTGGTGGTGCAGCCGGTGCTCGTCGGGCGGCTGGCCGGCTGGCCGCGGATGCCCGTCTACGCCGGCAGCCTGGCGGTCACGGGGGTGGGCTTCGGGCTGCTCGCCGCCGCGCGGGACGTGCCCGTCTACGTGCTCGCGGTCCTGATCTGGACGGTGGGGGAGATCGGCGTGGCGACGGTCGGGCCGACCCTGGTGACCGAGATCGCGAAGCCGGGGTCCGAGGGGCGCTACAGCGGCCTGTTCGGCATGGCGTACGGGGCTTCCAGCCTGGTCGGGCCGCTCGTCGGCGCCGCGGTGCTGGACGCGGCGGGGCCGACGACGCTCTGGGTGGTCTGCGCCGCGGCCGGCGTCGCGGCGGCTGCCGCGGCCTTCGCTCTGCGGGGCGCGGTGGCCCGGCGGACGGCTTCCGCCCGGCCCGGGTGA
- a CDS encoding YbaK/EbsC family protein, with product MTESRDALPTPMRILDRAGAAYAVTVHRAIRTADDVTTWLDLPVERSVKTLAFEGARDGLVLAVLPGPARLDYRGLAEAVGTSRSRLRPADPAALDVLDMEPGGASPLSDAEGVVTVFDVTVAGMGPVYCGSGRNDRTLQVDGRDLLRLARNPREARIARPAG from the coding sequence ATGACAGAGTCGCGCGATGCGTTGCCCACCCCGATGCGCATTCTCGACCGGGCCGGAGCGGCCTATGCGGTGACCGTGCACCGGGCCATCCGCACCGCTGACGACGTGACGACGTGGCTCGACCTGCCGGTGGAGCGATCGGTGAAGACCCTGGCCTTCGAGGGCGCGCGGGACGGGCTGGTGCTGGCGGTGCTGCCCGGGCCCGCCCGGCTCGACTACCGGGGCCTCGCCGAGGCGGTCGGCACCTCCCGCTCGCGGCTGCGCCCCGCGGACCCGGCCGCGCTCGACGTGCTCGACATGGAGCCGGGCGGCGCCAGCCCGCTCAGCGACGCCGAGGGCGTCGTCACCGTCTTCGACGTCACGGTAGCCGGCATGGGCCCCGTCTACTGTGGCAGCGGCCGTAACGACCGCACCCTCCAAGTCGACGGTCGGGACCTGCTCCGGCTCGCCCGCAACCCCCGCGAGGCACGCATCGCCCGCCCGGCGGGCTGA